DNA sequence from the Chryseobacterium indicum genome:
TTCAGAGTGATTTCCTGAAGTGCCATTGCTCTGATGATCAAAGTTGCCGCCTGTGAACCGGAATTTCCCCCACTGGAAATAATCAATGGAACAAAAAGTGCGAGAACAACTGCTTTCTGAATTTCATCTTCAAAATAACCCATCGCCGATGCTGTAAGCATTTCAGAGAAAAATAAAATAATCAGCCACATTCCTCTCTTTTTGACCATTTCGATAAGAGAAGTCTGCGTATAAGGAACATCCAAAGCTTCCAATCCCCCGAATTTCTGAATATCTTCCGTATTCTGCTGCTCGATCTGGTCGAGAATATCATCAATCGTTACAATTCCTACCAGAACTCCTGCTTCTGTAATAATAGGAAGCGCAGCACGGTCATACTTTTCGAAATACTGTACCGCATCTTCTTTGGAAGTCGTTGTCGTGATGGCAACAAAATGATTATCTGTAATTTCTGAAACCAAAGTGTCTTCCTCCGCCAGTAAAAGACTTCCCAGCGCAATATCATCGATCAGCCGGTTTCTTTCGTCCACAACGTAGAGATAATTCATCGTCTCTACTTTACTTCCTACTTTTTTAATCTGCTGAAGACATCTTTTAATCGTCCATTCTTTACGGATCTGGATGTAATAAGGCGTCATCAGACGGGCAATAGAATCTGAATCGTAGCCTAGTAATTTAAGGGCAATTCTGCGTTCCTGCGGATTAAGATGATTGATGGAGTACTTGATAAGCTCATCCGGAAAATCCTCAAAAAGAGCCGTTCTGTCATCCGGTGTCATGGCATTCAGGATTTCTGAAACCTCATCACTTCCGATGCTTCTGATGGTTTCTTCCTGAAAATCGGGATCAAGATGTGAAAAAACTTCCGCTTTGTATTCTTTCGGAACTTTCAGAAATGCCAAAAGCCTCTCATCTGCGTGAAGTTCGCTAAGAGTTTCGGCAATATCGGCAGGGTTGAAGATAAGTTCGTCTTTAGAATTCAAAACGTCAAATTTTTAAGAGTAGTGCAAAAATAACCCAAATTTTTAAAATTGCCCAAAGAACTGCAAAATTTAAGGATTAATTAAATTTCTGAAAATAAAAAAAGCATCCGCAAAAACGAATGCTTTGAAAAAATTAAATTTTAAAAGTGATAAATTATTGTTTTTCTTTTTTACATGTACTGAATTTTCAGGTTTTCAGTAAGAGGTTTTCCGACTAAGGTTCAATACAGGCATACGGAACGCAGCTGTAGGAACAACACCATCCGATAAAGCAGTGTGCATCTTTTGTACATTGTACCATAGCGGCTCCGTTGATTTTTTCCTGCTCTTTTCTGGTGAGTTTTTTAAGATTTTTCATAATAAACTTTTCAGGGGTTAAACTTCAGGGCAGTTGTAGTACACACAAACATTCTGGCAGCAGGATCCTCCCGGACATTCAAAATGGTAATGACATCTCTGAAGTCCTCCGCCGTTGATTTTTTCCTGCTCCTTTCTGGTGAGCTTTTTCAGGTTTGAATTTTTCATATTATTTAGATTTAATGTAGGCTAAAAATACAAAAAAGATTGTATTATTCACTGTTAAATGAAAATAATTTGATTTTAATGTGTTGTTTTACTGATAAATATCTTCTGTATTACCCCATAATAAAAAAGCATCTGCAATCTGAGAGTGCAAATGCTAAGAAATTTCAATTTAGATAGTTTGAAGAATTGTTCTTAACTAAATTACTAATAATAATTGTAATTATTCACACCGCGATGAATTTAAATTGATGAATTTAAATGTTGAGCATAGCAGTTTTTAAATTGGGAGCTTTATTTAGAATGTGTTCAGATTGAGATTATTTTTAATGGAAAGCAATAATCTGATTTTCCCTTGCTGTTTATTTTAAAATCAATTTAGGATTTCTCAATATATTTTTCCTGATAAATTGAGGTGTATAGGATTAGAATTAAACCTGAAACAGAATCGTTGAAGTTTTCAAAAGAATAAAAATAAAAGGTTTTTAAAGGCTGTTAATTTTTTTTCATTGGGAAATCCTGAACTTAAGTAAAGTATCGCTTATCTTTTGTGGGACTTCGTTGAAATAAAAATTAAGCAGATTTTCCTGTCATCATAATTCTGATTCAGCGGCGTGTTTCATTTTTTTTAACTGCTTTACAATTTCTTTTATGGCTCCGTTGGTTCCTATTTTTACGGAGTTTACGGTGGAACCAAGCAGTCTCATGTTCTTTTTATAGGTGTCGTAGTCTGTTTCTGTAATCAGGTTGCCTTCTGCATCAAAAAGTTTCATGCTTACGACTACCTGATTGGAAAAGACGTATTTTCCTATTCCTACTTTGAAATATTTAACTTTGGGAACAATGGCAAAATCGGCTTCGTTATTTTTGCAGTAATCCCAAACGGTCTGTTTATCAATGCTGTCGAAAGAAATCTGTGTTTCCGTTCTCAGCATTTTGTTTTTTCTTTCGCTTAAATTATCAGAAACTGCGCTGAAGAATGCGGTATTGGTAGGTTCTTTAATTTCCTGAATGTCGGGTTCTACTTCAGGATTGAAATATAAAACTTTTTTGATCTTGTTCTCACGGTTTTTCTGAGCTTTTAATAAAGAAAAACCTGCAAAAAGAGCTAAAGTAAAGGTGGTAAATGTTATTAATTTTCTCATCACTAAATTCGTATGCAAAATTACTGCCTTTTAGTGGGGTAACATAATTTTTTTAAGAAATTTTTAACATTTTTTTCTATCAAAATCAATAAATGAAATCAATAATGTTGGCAGAATAAAAAAATAGTCGTACTTTTGCACCCGTTACATAATAATCATTAAACAATATTGGAATGTACTTAACAACAGAAAAAAAGCAGGAAATTTTCGCAAAACACGGAAAATCTGCACAGGACACAGGAAGTGCTGAAGGACAAATTGCACTTTTCACTTTCAGAATTAACCACCTTTCTGCTCATTTAAAGAGCAATCACAAAGATTACAACACAGAAAGATCTTTGGTGAAACTGGTAGGTAAAAGAAAAAGTTTATTAGATTACCTTAAAAATAAAGATATCGCAAGATACAGAGCAATTATTGCTGAATTAGGTTTAAGAAAATAATCTACAAAGATTTTCACATAAAAAGCAATCTCGAGAGAGGTTGCTTTTTTGTTTTCGTAATCAGAAGTGGTTTTCGGTGCAGAATATATGGAAATTATAGGGCAGATGTGTAAGATTTTACAGGCAAAAATTTAAAAAAATCATTATAATACATTACCTTTGCAAACGAAAATTTAAAGAGTTTAAATAATAATCGTACTCAATACGGAGTACATGAAGACAATTTTTTTATGAGTATACCTCAAGCGTTTACAGAAACGATTACTCTTGCAGACGGCAGGGAAATCATTATTGAAACGGGGAAGCTGGCAAAGCAGGCCGACGGATCCGTAGTTGTAAGATGTGGCGGAACGATGCTTTTAGCAACGGTGGTAGCCAACAAAGAAGCGAATCCGGGAGTGGATTTTTTACCTTTAACGGTAGATTACAGAGAGAAATTTTATGCAGGAGGAAGAATTCCTGGAAACTTTTTCCGCAGAGAGGCGAAGCCTTCTGATGATGAAGTTTTAACGATGAGATTGGTGGACAGGGTTTTGCGTCCGTTATTCCCTGAAGATTTCCACGCGGAAGTACAGGTAATGATCTCATTGATTTCTTATGATAAGGAAGTAATGCCTGAAGCTCTGGCTGGTTTAGCGGCTTCAGCGGCTATTGCTATTACAGATATTCCTTTCGGCGGACCGATGTCTGAAGCGAGAGTGGTAAGAATAGACGGAGAACTTGCCGTTAACCCAAGCTATGAAAATCTTCTGAAGTCTGACATCGATATTATGGTAGGGGCTACAAAGGATTCTATCGTAATGGTGGAAGGTGAGATGAAGGAGATTTCTGAGCAGGAAATGCTGGAAGCGATCAATTTCGCTCATGCTGAAATTAAAAAGCAGATTGAAGCTCAGGAAAGACTTGCTGAGAAAGTGGGTAAATCTTTCCCTAAGAGAGAGTATTCTCATGAAACTCATGACGAGGAAATCCGTGAGAAGGTATGGAAAGAGTGCTATGATAAGGTATATGAAGTAGCAAAAACGCCATCGGCTAAAGAAGAGAGAGGGGAGAAGTTCAAGGCTGTTCTTGATGAGTTCCTTGCGCAGTATGCAGAGGATGCAGAAGAGCTTGAAAGAGTAACTCCTTTCGTAAAAGTATATTATCACGACGTTGAAAAAGAGGCGATGCGCCAGATGATTCTTGAAGAAAATATCCGTTTGGATGGGCGTGATCCTCAAACGATCCGTCCGATCTGGTCTGAGATTGATTATCTTCCGGGAGCACACGGTTCTGCAATCTTTACAAGAGGGGAAACTCAGTCGTTAACTGCAGTTACTTTAGGTTCTGTAAAGGATGCGAATATGATCGACAGCGTGATTACGCAGCACGACGAAAAATTCTTTTTACATTATAATTTCCCTCCGTTCTCTACGGGTGAAGCAAGACCTTTAAGAGGGACTTCAAGAAGAGAAGTAGGACACGGAAATCTTGCTCAGAGAGCTTTAACTGCAGTAATCCCTGCAGAAAATCCTTACACGATCAGAATTGTTTCTGATATTTTAGAATCTAACGGTTCGTCTTCTATGGCAACAGTTTGTGCGGGAACACTGGCATTGATGGATGCGGGTGTACAGATTACAAAACCTGTTTCGGGGATTGCTATGGGATTGATTACGGATACAAAATCGGGTAAATTCACGGTACTTTCTGATATCTTAGGGGATGAAGATCACTTAGGGGATATGGACTTTAAAGTAACGGGTACTGCGGACGGTATTACAGCCTGCCAGATGGATATTAAAATCCAGGGGCTTTCTATGGATATTATGGAAAAGGCTTTGATGCAGGCTAAGGACGGAAGATTGCATATTTTAAATAAGATTACTGAAACAATTGCTGAACCAAGAGCTGACGTTAAACCTCACGCTCCGAAAATGGTGGTAATGGAGATTCCGAAGGAGTTTATCGGTGCGGTAATCGGACCTGGCGGAAAAATCATTCAACAGATGCAGAAAGATACGGATACGGTTATTGCTATTGAAGAGATTGGAGAAATCGGACGTATTGAGATTGCAGGTACAGACAGAGAGAAGATCAATGCT
Encoded proteins:
- a CDS encoding bacteriocin-like protein → MKNLKKLTRKEQEKINGAAMVQCTKDAHCFIGWCCSYSCVPYACIEP
- the rpsO gene encoding 30S ribosomal protein S15, which translates into the protein MYLTTEKKQEIFAKHGKSAQDTGSAEGQIALFTFRINHLSAHLKSNHKDYNTERSLVKLVGKRKSLLDYLKNKDIARYRAIIAELGLRK
- the mgtE gene encoding magnesium transporter, whose protein sequence is MNSKDELIFNPADIAETLSELHADERLLAFLKVPKEYKAEVFSHLDPDFQEETIRSIGSDEVSEILNAMTPDDRTALFEDFPDELIKYSINHLNPQERRIALKLLGYDSDSIARLMTPYYIQIRKEWTIKRCLQQIKKVGSKVETMNYLYVVDERNRLIDDIALGSLLLAEEDTLVSEITDNHFVAITTTTSKEDAVQYFEKYDRAALPIITEAGVLVGIVTIDDILDQIEQQNTEDIQKFGGLEALDVPYTQTSLIEMVKKRGMWLIILFFSEMLTASAMGYFEDEIQKAVVLALFVPLIISSGGNSGSQAATLIIRAMALQEITLKDWWYVMRKEIFTGLSLGGILGIIGFLRIMIWHKAGFFDYGIHWAFVGLSVGVSLVMIVLWGTLSGSMVPFILKKLKLDPATSSAPFVATLVDVTGLIIYFSVAGLFLTGKLL
- a CDS encoding pyruvate decarboxylase, translated to MRKLITFTTFTLALFAGFSLLKAQKNRENKIKKVLYFNPEVEPDIQEIKEPTNTAFFSAVSDNLSERKNKMLRTETQISFDSIDKQTVWDYCKNNEADFAIVPKVKYFKVGIGKYVFSNQVVVSMKLFDAEGNLITETDYDTYKKNMRLLGSTVNSVKIGTNGAIKEIVKQLKKMKHAAESEL
- a CDS encoding polyribonucleotide nucleotidyltransferase gives rise to the protein MSIPQAFTETITLADGREIIIETGKLAKQADGSVVVRCGGTMLLATVVANKEANPGVDFLPLTVDYREKFYAGGRIPGNFFRREAKPSDDEVLTMRLVDRVLRPLFPEDFHAEVQVMISLISYDKEVMPEALAGLAASAAIAITDIPFGGPMSEARVVRIDGELAVNPSYENLLKSDIDIMVGATKDSIVMVEGEMKEISEQEMLEAINFAHAEIKKQIEAQERLAEKVGKSFPKREYSHETHDEEIREKVWKECYDKVYEVAKTPSAKEERGEKFKAVLDEFLAQYAEDAEELERVTPFVKVYYHDVEKEAMRQMILEENIRLDGRDPQTIRPIWSEIDYLPGAHGSAIFTRGETQSLTAVTLGSVKDANMIDSVITQHDEKFFLHYNFPPFSTGEARPLRGTSRREVGHGNLAQRALTAVIPAENPYTIRIVSDILESNGSSSMATVCAGTLALMDAGVQITKPVSGIAMGLITDTKSGKFTVLSDILGDEDHLGDMDFKVTGTADGITACQMDIKIQGLSMDIMEKALMQAKDGRLHILNKITETIAEPRADVKPHAPKMVVMEIPKEFIGAVIGPGGKIIQQMQKDTDTVIAIEEIGEIGRIEIAGTDREKINAAVAKINEITFVPVVGEVYKGKVVKVMDFGAFVAIAKGTEGLLHISEIEWSRLDKVPYNEGDEVEVKFMGYDDRKKMKLSRKVLLPRPPKPEGKPRPEGQGRPERPNRPEGQRRPEGEKPAGDQNPSAEA